The following are encoded in a window of Phosphitispora fastidiosa genomic DNA:
- a CDS encoding acetyl-CoA carboxylase carboxyltransferase subunit alpha codes for MPSIMLEFEKPISELEAKIEELKNFSSEQGIDLAEEIKIMQAKAEALKKEIFGKLTPVQRVTIARHPERPGTLEYIKHIFEEFIELHGDRYFGDDRAVIGGIARFRGVPVTVIGHAKGKDTKENLARNFGMPNPEGNRKALRLMEQAEKFGRPVFTFVDTPGAHCGMGAEERGQARAIAVNLTRLMQLRVPVINTIIGEGGSGGALAIAVGDRLMMLENSVFSVISPESFASILWKDPTRAQEAVGAMKMTAYDLAELGIIDEIVPEPLGGAHRNPKEIAARLGDNLKKNLDSLKEMPVAEMLQKRYEKFRGIGQFISG; via the coding sequence ATGCCCAGCATTATGCTTGAGTTTGAAAAGCCTATTTCCGAGCTGGAGGCCAAAATTGAGGAATTAAAAAACTTCAGCAGTGAACAGGGAATTGACCTTGCGGAAGAAATAAAGATAATGCAGGCCAAGGCAGAGGCGCTTAAAAAAGAGATATTTGGCAAGCTTACCCCAGTTCAGCGGGTTACCATTGCCCGGCATCCTGAAAGGCCGGGGACTCTGGAATATATTAAACATATTTTTGAGGAGTTCATCGAATTGCACGGTGACCGCTATTTTGGTGATGACAGGGCCGTTATTGGCGGAATTGCCAGGTTTCGGGGAGTGCCGGTTACGGTTATCGGCCATGCCAAGGGAAAAGATACCAAGGAGAACCTGGCCCGAAACTTCGGTATGCCAAATCCTGAAGGGAACCGCAAGGCGCTTAGGCTGATGGAGCAGGCTGAGAAATTCGGGCGGCCTGTATTCACCTTTGTTGATACCCCGGGCGCTCACTGCGGTATGGGCGCCGAGGAGCGGGGCCAGGCAAGGGCCATTGCGGTTAACCTGACCCGCCTGATGCAGCTAAGGGTTCCTGTAATTAATACGATAATCGGTGAAGGAGGGAGTGGGGGCGCCCTGGCCATTGCGGTGGGTGATCGCCTGATGATGCTGGAAAACTCGGTGTTTTCCGTGATTTCTCCCGAATCCTTTGCTTCAATATTATGGAAGGACCCAACCAGAGCCCAGGAAGCTGTTGGGGCTATGAAGATGACTGCCTATGATCTGGCGGAGTTGGGAATAATTGATGAGATTGTCCCGGAACCTCTCGGCGGGGCTCACCGGAATCCTAAGGAAATAGCTGCCCGGCTGGGGGATAACCTTAAAAAGAACCTTGACAGTCTAAAGGAAATGCCTGTTGCAGAAATGCTGCAGAAAAGATACGAGAAATTCCGTGGCATAGGACAATTTATTTCCGGATAG
- the accD gene encoding acetyl-CoA carboxylase, carboxyltransferase subunit beta: MFKDLFRKPKYVTVHADTVKKDMPDGLWQKCPNCNEILYAKELEKGLKTCRKCGGYFRVGARERIKITVDEGSFVETDAGLLSTNPLGFEDYPAKVAAAVEVTRLNEAVVTGEAVVGGKPVVIGVMDNNFIMGSMGSVVGEKVTRAVERAMEKNIPLIMFTASGGARMQEGVISLMQMAKTCGALARLHEAGLLYITVLTDPTTGGVLASFASMGDIIIAEPGSLIAFTGPRVIEQTMKIKLPEGFQTAEFMLDHGLVDMVVPRAELRNTLIKILDLHMTGGNADAQHYA; the protein is encoded by the coding sequence ATGTTTAAGGATCTTTTTCGCAAACCGAAATATGTTACCGTACATGCTGATACAGTTAAAAAAGATATGCCTGACGGTTTATGGCAGAAATGTCCTAACTGCAATGAAATTCTTTATGCCAAGGAGCTTGAGAAGGGCCTGAAAACCTGCCGGAAGTGCGGGGGCTACTTCCGTGTCGGAGCCCGGGAACGGATTAAGATAACTGTTGATGAGGGCAGCTTTGTGGAAACAGATGCCGGCCTTCTGTCCACCAATCCGCTTGGATTTGAGGATTACCCGGCTAAAGTTGCCGCTGCGGTGGAGGTTACCAGATTAAATGAAGCAGTTGTGACAGGTGAAGCAGTTGTCGGAGGAAAACCTGTTGTGATAGGGGTCATGGACAATAATTTCATCATGGGCAGCATGGGTTCTGTTGTTGGAGAGAAAGTCACCCGGGCAGTCGAGCGGGCCATGGAGAAAAATATCCCCCTGATTATGTTTACTGCATCAGGTGGGGCCAGAATGCAGGAAGGGGTTATTTCCCTGATGCAGATGGCCAAAACGTGTGGAGCTCTGGCCAGGTTACATGAAGCCGGGCTTTTGTATATAACTGTTCTTACCGATCCTACAACGGGAGGGGTTTTGGCCAGCTTTGCCTCCATGGGTGATATTATCATTGCCGAACCCGGCTCGCTAATAGCATTTACAGGGCCGCGGGTAATCGAACAGACAATGAAAATAAAACTGCCTGAGGGCTTCCAGACGGCAGAATTTATGTTGGATCATGGACTTGTAGATATGGTAGTACCCAGAGCCGAATTAAGGAATACTCTGATTAAAATTCTAGACTTACATATGACCGGAGGAAATGCAGATGCCCAGCATTATGCTTGA
- a CDS encoding glutamate decarboxylase, which produces MWTVVYIAPNKSVAENLQRVLSNEGLLVTLRAIGLPHGNDTGAVEILVPESEVDEAMEILNSAVG; this is translated from the coding sequence GTGTGGACAGTAGTCTATATAGCGCCTAATAAATCAGTTGCTGAAAACCTGCAAAGAGTGTTGAGCAATGAAGGCTTGTTAGTTACGTTACGTGCTATTGGATTGCCGCATGGGAACGATACGGGGGCTGTTGAGATACTTGTTCCCGAATCAGAAGTAGATGAAGCTATGGAGATTCTTAACAGTGCTGTAGGATGA
- the mtrB gene encoding trp RNA-binding attenuation protein MtrB: MKETQIVGEYIVIKAMENGVNIIGLTRGQDTKFHHTEKLDKGEVMIAQFTEHTSAMKIRGKAQILTKHGLCESGL, translated from the coding sequence TTGAAGGAAACACAGATTGTCGGTGAATATATTGTCATTAAGGCCATGGAAAACGGTGTTAATATTATAGGTCTGACGCGAGGGCAGGATACCAAGTTTCATCATACGGAAAAACTTGACAAGGGAGAAGTTATGATAGCCCAATTTACTGAACACACGTCGGCCATGAAGATTCGGGGCAAGGCCCAGATACTGACTAAACACGGCCTGTGCGAGTCAGGTCTTTAG
- a CDS encoding DNA polymerase III subunit alpha has protein sequence MQDFVHLHVHTEYSLLDGAARIRELVALAAERGMPALAITDHGAMFGVIDFYKAAHKAGIKPILGCEVYVAPRSMENREAGKDDANYHLVLLAENETGYRNLLNIVSCAYTHGFYYKPRTDKEALRKHGQGLIALSACLGGEVATAIKNSQFNLAREAAREYEDIFGRGNFFLEMQEHGLEGQRAVNAELVKISRELGIPLVVTNDIHYVKKEDAEVQDVLLCIGTGKTLGDTDRMDFGTQEFYFKDAAEMRLLFGEYPEALANTVKIAARCNVALDFEHTYLPDYRIPQGHTVESYLEELCLKGLADRYPGAGPEVRERLDYELKVIADMGFPGYFLIVWDFVRFARENGIPVGPGRGSAAGSLVAYVLGITNVDPLKYDLLFERFLNPERVSMPDIDIDFCYEKREQVIRYVVEHYGEDRVAQIITFGTMAARAAIRDVGRALNMPYADVDRVAKLVPAELGITLDRALENGTELRQLYDIDPGVKKLLDMARAIEGMPRHASTHAAGVVIGKEPLTAYLPLYRATDGLVATQFPKDTVEEIGLLKMDLLGLKTLTIIDDALTVIKHTLGEEIDIDSIPMDDPAAFEMLGRGESIGVFQLESSGMRAILKELKPEVFEDIIALVALYRPGPLGSGMVEDFIRRKHGESASTYLHPSLEPILRETYGVILYQEQVMRIAGDLAGFTMGEADLLRRAMGKKKPEVISGLRSQFIEGARGKGIAPEIAGQIFDLMEYFAGYGFNKSHSTAYALVSYQTAYLKANYPVAFMAALLTGAIDSGDKVALYIEECRKEGIDVLPPDVNESLVSFTVVGDKIRFGLAAVKNVGRSAIENIIAARKEDGPFGSLQDFCERVDHRHVTKRTLESLIKCGAMDSLGAKRAQLMAATDRCMDAAQQSQRDRANGQISLFDLGEDSPVLDKTAEPLPDVPEFPAREMLAMEKELLGLYISGHPLKEYEGILREKVSHNTAQLAELADETPVIIGGMVAGMRQITTRKGEPMVFLVLEDLLGSVEVVIFPRVYRENRFLLKPDAALLVRGRINFNTRDEQAKVIAEKISGLDERHPATVYLKVPEGDGEDPLSGIKEILRRNRGDNPVVLYFESNKKVVKTTREWWVDGRPGALAELVRLLGEESVCLKD, from the coding sequence ATGCAGGATTTCGTTCATCTTCATGTACACACCGAATACAGCCTCCTTGACGGGGCGGCCCGCATCAGGGAACTGGTTGCCCTTGCCGCTGAAAGGGGTATGCCGGCGCTGGCCATTACCGACCATGGGGCTATGTTTGGGGTTATCGATTTCTATAAGGCGGCTCACAAAGCCGGCATAAAACCTATCCTTGGCTGTGAGGTCTATGTGGCACCAAGGTCAATGGAGAATCGGGAAGCGGGTAAGGATGATGCCAATTACCACCTGGTCCTTTTGGCTGAAAACGAGACAGGCTACCGCAATCTGCTGAATATAGTTTCCTGTGCCTATACCCATGGCTTCTATTATAAGCCCAGGACCGATAAGGAAGCCCTAAGGAAACACGGCCAGGGGCTGATTGCCCTGAGCGCCTGCCTGGGCGGGGAAGTTGCCACCGCAATCAAGAATTCGCAGTTTAACCTGGCCAGGGAAGCAGCCAGGGAGTATGAAGACATATTTGGCAGGGGGAACTTTTTCCTTGAAATGCAGGAACACGGCTTGGAGGGTCAGCGGGCGGTAAATGCTGAGCTGGTTAAGATAAGCCGCGAACTGGGGATTCCTCTGGTGGTCACTAATGATATTCATTATGTCAAAAAAGAAGATGCCGAGGTCCAGGATGTACTCCTCTGTATTGGAACCGGAAAGACCTTGGGGGACACAGACCGCATGGACTTTGGGACTCAGGAGTTCTATTTCAAGGATGCTGCCGAGATGCGCCTGCTTTTCGGAGAATACCCGGAGGCCCTGGCCAATACGGTGAAAATAGCCGCAAGGTGCAATGTTGCGCTTGACTTTGAACATACTTACCTGCCTGATTACCGGATTCCCCAAGGCCATACTGTGGAAAGTTATCTGGAGGAATTGTGCCTCAAGGGGCTGGCTGACCGTTATCCCGGGGCCGGGCCGGAAGTCAGGGAGAGGCTGGATTATGAGCTTAAGGTAATTGCTGACATGGGGTTCCCCGGTTATTTCCTGATAGTATGGGATTTTGTCAGGTTTGCCAGGGAGAACGGAATTCCGGTAGGTCCGGGGCGCGGCAGCGCTGCCGGGAGCCTGGTCGCCTATGTTCTGGGGATTACTAATGTTGACCCACTTAAATATGACCTACTGTTCGAGCGGTTTCTGAACCCCGAACGGGTGTCCATGCCTGATATCGATATCGACTTTTGTTATGAAAAACGGGAACAGGTCATCCGTTATGTGGTTGAGCACTATGGGGAAGACCGGGTGGCCCAGATTATCACCTTTGGTACCATGGCAGCCCGTGCTGCCATCAGGGATGTGGGCAGGGCGCTGAATATGCCATATGCCGATGTGGACCGGGTGGCCAAGCTGGTGCCTGCGGAACTGGGCATCACCCTTGACCGGGCGCTGGAGAACGGGACTGAACTGCGTCAGCTTTATGACATTGACCCCGGTGTGAAGAAGCTGCTTGATATGGCCAGGGCTATAGAGGGTATGCCCAGGCATGCCTCCACCCATGCCGCCGGGGTGGTGATCGGGAAAGAGCCGCTGACTGCCTATCTGCCCCTGTACAGGGCCACTGACGGTCTGGTGGCAACACAGTTTCCCAAGGATACTGTGGAAGAAATCGGGCTCCTGAAAATGGATCTGTTGGGTCTGAAGACCCTGACCATAATTGATGATGCCCTGACAGTTATCAAACACACCTTAGGTGAGGAGATAGATATTGACAGCATCCCCATGGATGACCCGGCTGCCTTTGAGATGCTGGGGAGGGGGGAGAGTATCGGGGTTTTCCAGCTGGAAAGCTCCGGGATGAGAGCGATTCTTAAGGAGTTAAAGCCAGAGGTCTTTGAAGACATCATTGCCCTGGTGGCCCTGTATCGTCCCGGTCCTCTGGGGAGCGGGATGGTCGAAGACTTTATCAGGCGCAAACACGGCGAGAGCGCGAGTACGTACCTGCACCCGTCATTGGAACCGATTCTGCGGGAGACCTATGGTGTTATTCTGTACCAGGAACAGGTTATGCGGATTGCGGGAGACCTGGCCGGCTTTACCATGGGAGAAGCCGATTTGCTGAGGCGTGCCATGGGTAAAAAGAAACCCGAAGTAATTTCCGGGCTCAGAAGCCAGTTTATTGAGGGCGCCAGGGGAAAAGGAATTGCCCCGGAGATTGCCGGACAGATTTTTGACCTGATGGAGTACTTTGCCGGTTACGGCTTTAATAAGAGCCACAGTACCGCTTATGCCCTGGTGTCATACCAGACTGCTTATTTGAAGGCCAATTATCCGGTAGCCTTTATGGCAGCGCTGCTCACCGGAGCTATCGATTCCGGTGACAAGGTGGCCCTGTATATTGAGGAATGCCGTAAGGAAGGGATTGATGTCCTTCCACCCGATGTTAATGAAAGCCTGGTCAGTTTTACGGTTGTGGGTGACAAGATCCGGTTTGGCCTGGCGGCTGTGAAAAATGTCGGCCGGTCAGCAATTGAGAATATCATTGCCGCCCGCAAAGAGGACGGGCCGTTCGGGTCACTGCAGGATTTCTGTGAACGGGTGGACCACCGTCACGTTACCAAACGGACCTTGGAGAGTCTGATTAAATGTGGGGCTATGGATTCGCTGGGGGCAAAACGCGCCCAGCTAATGGCTGCTACTGACAGATGTATGGATGCCGCCCAGCAAAGTCAGAGGGACAGGGCTAATGGTCAGATATCCCTCTTTGATCTGGGAGAGGACAGTCCTGTTCTGGACAAGACTGCGGAGCCCCTGCCTGATGTTCCTGAGTTCCCTGCCAGGGAGATGCTGGCAATGGAGAAGGAACTTCTGGGGCTGTATATTAGCGGGCATCCCCTGAAAGAATATGAGGGTATTCTCAGGGAAAAGGTTTCCCATAATACGGCACAGCTTGCAGAGTTGGCCGACGAAACCCCGGTTATTATCGGCGGGATGGTGGCAGGGATGCGTCAGATTACCACCCGGAAGGGGGAACCCATGGTCTTTTTAGTCCTGGAAGACCTGCTTGGCAGTGTGGAAGTGGTGATTTTCCCAAGAGTATACAGGGAAAACCGGTTTCTCCTGAAACCTGATGCGGCTCTACTTGTCAGGGGAAGGATCAACTTCAACACCAGGGATGAGCAGGCCAAGGTGATTGCAGAAAAGATTTCCGGTCTTGATGAGAGGCATCCGGCAACCGTTTACCTAAAGGTGCCCGAAGGAGATGGAGAGGACCCGTTATCAGGAATAAAGGAAATTTTGCGCCGTAATCGGGGAGATAACCCAGTAGTACTATACTTTGAATCAAACAAAAAGGTCGTCAAGACGACCAGGGAGTGGTGGGTAGACGGTCGGCCCGGAGCTCTCGCAGAATTGGTCCGGCTCCTGGGTGAGGAGTCTGTATGTCTTAAGGATTAA